Part of the Virgibacillus natechei genome is shown below.
GCTTTTGTTTTAATTCAGTATTCCATGTGGTGGCATACATGCTTGCAGCCGCTGAAAGCCAATGTCCGATTGAATGGCCTGCAATCTCCTCTTTCTCCCACCCGCCATAACGTGGCTTTTTAGGAGCTTGATCATTCGCCTCATAGCACGGTGCCACGAGTCTATCAATATCCAAATAGTGCAGGTATTCTTCTCCTTTTTCCTGTGATTGCTTAAAAATACCATTAAGAAGATTCACGTTATCCATTATCTACTCCTCATTTTGAGTCAAATTTAGTTAGGATTCTATTGATATTAGTGTTACTGATTTCGAAGGCAATGAGATATCAAGGGTTTGGCCGTTCCATTTATAATCTTTAAAATCAACAGGCTCAACTGCCTCTGGACTTTCGAACGTATTTCGATCATTCATATTGTCAGAAGTTAAAACTCTTCCTGATATTTTACTTGGATCTGCAATTCCACGTAAGTCTAAGCTTATATCTGCACCTGAATCTTTATCCAAATTACACAAGCTTATATTTATTTTACCCTCTTCATCCTTAGAAGCTGATACGCTCAGTTGGGATATAGAACCATTATTAATGGTGCCTGTGTTAACATCTATAGCTAGTTTCTTAGCATCTTGGTGTACTTTATACATTTCAAACACATGATAGGTTGGGGTTAATATCATTTTAGATCCCTCAGTTAAAATCATTGCTTGCAATACATTTACCGTTTGAGCAATATTCGCCATTTGTACACGATCACTATGATCATTAAATATATTTAAAGATATTCCGGCTACCAGGGCATCACGAATGGTGTTCTGCTGATAAAGAAATCCTGGATTTGTTCCTGGCTCCACATCAAACCAAGTCCCCCACTCGTCAATAATCATTCCAATTCGTTTGTCTGGATCATATTTATCCATTAGAGTTCCATGTTTTCGAATTAGTTCATCTATATGGAGTGCTTTTTTCATGGTAATGTTCCATTCATCCTCCGAAAAGTTGGTTGCTGACCCCTTTCCTTCCCAAAAATCTCCAGGAATAGTGTAGTAATGTAAGCTTAGTCCATCCATAAAGTCAGATGCTTCTCGCATTAATGTTTCTGTCCAGTTGTAGTCATCTATATTAGCACCGCCTGCAATTTTATAAATCTTATTTTCCCCGTAATTACGTACATAAGTCTGGTAACGTCGATAAAGGTCTGCATAATATTGTGGACGCATGTTCCCACCACAGCCCCAATTTTCGTTACCTACCCCAAAATAGGTTAATTGCCATGGCTCTTCTTTTCCGTTTTCTTTGCGCCAATTGGCCATAGGTGACTCACCGTCAAATGTGATGTATTCCACCCATTCAGACATTTCCTGTACGGTGCCACTGCCTACATTTCCACCAATATATGGCTCTGCACCGAGCATCTCACAAAGCATCATAAATTCATGGGTTCCGAAGTGGTTGTTCTCCAACACACCGCCCCAATGCGTATTTACCATTTGCTTTCTATCTTCGCGCTTACCTACTCCATCCTTCCAATGATATTCATCAGCAAAACAACCTCCAGGCCATCTTAAAACCGGGATATCTAGTTTCTTTAATGCTTCTAATACATCATTACGTATCCCTCTGGTGTTAGGAATGGAAGACTCTTCACCAACCCAAATACCTTCATAAATAGACCTGCCAAGATGTTCAGCAAAATGTCCATAAATATTTTTGTTAATCGTCCCTTGTTCAATATCAGTATTTATTACTACATTGCTTTTTTTCATTATTACACCTCGTTATTCGTATATTTTTGAATTACAATGAAACAATTCCCATATAAACCTAGTAAAGACTCACAGATT
Proteins encoded:
- a CDS encoding alpha-N-arabinofuranosidase — its product is MKKSNVVINTDIEQGTINKNIYGHFAEHLGRSIYEGIWVGEESSIPNTRGIRNDVLEALKKLDIPVLRWPGGCFADEYHWKDGVGKREDRKQMVNTHWGGVLENNHFGTHEFMMLCEMLGAEPYIGGNVGSGTVQEMSEWVEYITFDGESPMANWRKENGKEEPWQLTYFGVGNENWGCGGNMRPQYYADLYRRYQTYVRNYGENKIYKIAGGANIDDYNWTETLMREASDFMDGLSLHYYTIPGDFWEGKGSATNFSEDEWNITMKKALHIDELIRKHGTLMDKYDPDKRIGMIIDEWGTWFDVEPGTNPGFLYQQNTIRDALVAGISLNIFNDHSDRVQMANIAQTVNVLQAMILTEGSKMILTPTYHVFEMYKVHQDAKKLAIDVNTGTINNGSISQLSVSASKDEEGKINISLCNLDKDSGADISLDLRGIADPSKISGRVLTSDNMNDRNTFESPEAVEPVDFKDYKWNGQTLDISLPSKSVTLISIES